The Bacillus sp. F19 DNA segment AGTGTAGATGGCTTCATTGATCATCGGCATCAGAATTCTGTTTGAGACGAAACCCGGAAAATCATTGACTTCAACCGGAACCTTTTTCAATGTTTTCGTCATATCTTCAATCGCCTGATAGACTTCTTCACTTGTTGCAAGACCGCGGATAATTTCAACCAGCTTCATCACAGGCACCGGGTTCATAAAATGCATGCCGATTACTTTTTCAGGACGCTTTGTTGCTGCTGCGATCTCTGTAATTGGCAATGAAGAAGTATTTGTCGCAAGAATGGTATGCTCTGGTGTAATCTCATCAAGCTTCGCAAAAATATCTGATTTGATTTTCATATTCTCAACAGCTGCCTCAATCACTAAATCTGTTTGTGCTGCATCCTGAAGATCTATGGAAGCAGTCAATCTGCCTAAGATTTCGTGTTTTTGCTCTGCTGTCATTTTTTCTTTATCTACTTGTCTTTGAAGATTTTTATTAATCGCAGCAAATCCCTTTTGAACGAATTCTTCTTTTAAATCATTCAAGTAAACCTTGTACCCTGCCATTGCACAAACCTGCGCTATGCCTGAACCCATCTGACCTGCCCCGATAACCATTACATTTTGAATACTCATGTATATCCCCCCTGATCGTTTTAACGCTTATACTTCTACCATAATTGCGTCACCCTGGCCTCCGCCGCTGCAGATTGCCGCAATGCCGATTCCGCCGCCTCGTCTTTTCAGCTCATGAATTAATGTAATAATAATTCGCGCCCCGCTCGCTCCAATTGGATGCCCGAGAGCAACGGCTCCACCGTTTACATTTACTTTTTCAGGATCGAGCCCCGCCAGCTGATTGCTTGCTAAAGCGACTGCTGAAAATGCCTCATTTATTTCAAACAAATCAATTTCTTCAAGCTTCTTCCCCGTTTTATTCAGAAGCTCAAGAATGACAAGTCCTGGTGTTTTCGGAAAATCCTTTGCTTCAAGCGCAATGGATGTATGGCCGATTATCGTCGCAATCGGCTGCTTCCCTTCTTGCTTTGCACGTTCTTCGCTCATCAGTACAAGAGCTCCCGCGCCGTCATTGACCCCCGGTGCATTTCCTGCTGTAATGGTGCCGGCTTGATTAAAAACTGGTTTTAACTTAGACAATCTTTCAATCGATGTATCTTTTCTCGGTGCTTCATCGTGCTCTATTTTAAGGGGATCGCCTTTTCGCTGCGGAATCTCTACACTCACGATTTCTTCGCTAAGTTTCCCTGATTCGATCGCTGCAACTGTCAGCTTATGGCTTCTTAGTGCCCACTCATCCTGTGCTTCTCTTGTAATTTCCAAGTCTGATGCTGTTTCATTTCCGTACGTGCCCATGTGAACCCCTGTAAAGCTGCACGTAAGACCATCATGGACCATTAAATCCTGAATCTTGGCATCTCCCATGCGCAGGCCCCATCTTGCTTTAGGCATGATGTACGGAGCATTGCTCATAGATTCCATCCCGCCCGCTACAATGACCTCCTCATCTCCGGCACGGATGATTTGATCAGCAAGCGTGACGCTTCTCATTCCTGATGCACATACTTTGTTGATCGTTTCTGTTTTTACGTTCCAGGGAATGTCTGCATGTCTTGCAGCCTGACGGGAAGGAATTTGCCCCTGACCGCCTTGCAGAACAGACCCCATAATGACTTCATCCACCTCTTCCGCGTTTACATTTGCACGCTTTAAGGCTTCTTTAATGGCAATTCCTCCAAGCTCTGAGGCCGTAAGGGAACTGAGGCCGCCTCCAAATTTTCCAAAAGGTGTTCTAACACCGCTTACGATCACTGTTCGATTCATCATTCTTCATCCCCTCAATTTAATTTATAAGAAAACGTTTCCAAAATTCCGATTGAACGCTCGCTCAGGTTACTCCCAGGGAAGAAGGTGAAACGGAATCGCTCCACCTTCCTATATATCTATCTCTGTCATTCTCCATTTATGCTGAAATTCCTTTTAAGCAACGCTCTCTTTTTTCTCGCCGAGAACCGCTTTTTCAAGAAGCTCTGCTACGTCATACGTGCTGACTGTTTCTTCAACCTCTTTTGCCTTCGTTCCGTCGCTCAGCATCGTTAAGCAATATGGACAGCCTGAGCTGATAACGGTCGGGTTCACTTCTAGCGCCTGATTTGTTCTTGCCACATTTACACGTGAACCGGCATCTTCTTCCATCCACATAAGTCCGCCGCCTGCTCCGCAGCACATTCCCGTTTCACGGTTGCGGGTCATTTCAACAAGCTTTACACCCGGTATGGACTTCAGAATTTCGCGAGGCGGCTCATATACTTCGTTGTAGCGTCCCAAGTAGCAGGAATCATGGAAGGTAATCGTCTCATTCACTTCAAATTCAGGAACAAGTCTTCCTTCTTCTACAAGCTTGGCTAGAAGCTCTGTATGGTGGTACACTTCTGCCTCGAGTCCAAAATCAGGATACTCATTTTTGAAAATGTTGTACGCATGCGGATCGATGGTGACGATTTTCTTGATCTCATTCTTCTGGAATTCATCAATATTTTTCGTCGCAAGCTCCTGGAATAAAAATTCGTTTCCAAGGCGGCGAGGCGTGTCTCCTGAGTTCTTTTCCTTGTTACCAAGTATCGCGAACTTCACTCCAGCTTCATTTAAAAGCTTCGCAAAAGATAATGCGATTTTCTGGCTGCGGTTATCGTAAGATCCCATGGATCCAACCCAAAACAGGTACTCAAACTCTTCGCCTGCTTTACTCATTTCTTTTACCGTTGGAACATGAACGTCGTCGCGCACCTCGCGCCAATCTTCACGCTCTTTTCGGTTAAGGCCCCATGGATTGCCCTGGCGTTCGATGTTTGTCATCGCGCGCTGAGCATCCGGATCCATTTTTCCTTCTGTCAAGACTAGATAACGGCGCATATCAATGATTTTGTCTACATGCTCGTTCATAACAGGACACTGATCTTCACAGTTGCGGCATGTTGTACAAGCCCAGATTTCTTCTTCTGTGATGATTTCGCCAATCAGGCTTGGGTTATACTCAAGCGTCGCTGCTGCTTCCTGAGAACCCTGTCCTGATGCCATGGCTGCAAGCTGATTGCCCTTAGTGCCGGCAAAAGCGTACGCTGGCACCCATGGTGACATTGACGTTACTGCTGCCCCTTTTTCCGTTAAGTGATCACGCAGTCTTAAAATTAAATCCATCGGAGAAAGCATTTTGCCTGTTCCCGTTGCAGGACACATATTTGTACAGCGTCCGCATTCAACACACGCATATAAATCAATCAGCTGTGTCTGCTTGAAATCTTCAATTTTCCCAACACCGAATGTTTCCTGTGATTCATCCTCAAAATCAATCTTCTCAAGCTTTCCAGGGTTTGAAAGACGGCCGAAGTAAACATTCGCCGGACCCGCAAGCAAGTGAGCATGCTTTGATTGAGGCACATAAACTAAGAACGTTAAAAGAATCAGCAAATGCACCCACCATGAAATGTAGAAGATAACAGCAGCACCCGTTTCGCCGACAAAGCTCAGCAAATAGGCAAAGCTTGAAGCAATTGGTTCTGTCCATGTTAATTCATGATTGTGCCAGATCAGGTTCATTCCGTTTCCAAGCAGAACGGACAGCATTAAGCCGCCGATAAAGATTAAAACAAGACCTGCTTTAAAGTTTTTCTTTAACCGCACAAGCCTCTCAATGTACCTGCGGTAAAAAGCCCATACTACCGCAACCAGGATCATCAAAGTGACAATTTCCTGAAAGAAAGTGAAGCCTGGATAAAGCGGTCCAAGCGGAAGATGCTTGTCTGGCAGTAAGCCTTTAATAATAAAATCAAGCGCTCCAAATTGTACTAGAATAAACCCGTAAAAGAACATCACATGCATGATGCCGCTTTTTTTATCCTTAAGGAGCTTCTTTTGACCGAAAACATTGATCATAATGTTCTTCAGTCTTTCATTTAACTGCTGATCAAACTCTGTTTTCTTACCGAGCTTGATGTATGCCATTCTTGAACGGATTAAGTAAATAAATAAACTCGCTCCGTAAGCGGTTACAAGTATGAATGCAGCAAAATTGATCCATAACAGTGCTTCCAATTTGTCTCCCCCATTTCTGTGCTGAAATACTCCCATTGCCCCATCATTCTAAAAAATTAAAATCCATGTAATTTTCTGAATCTTACCCTATATTTACATGATAATAATGAATGAGCATTCAGTCAATGGTTTTATGCTGATAATTTTTCAGCCAGACGTAAAACATAATAGGTAGATGATCTAAATCGATAAGGAGGGCTTACGTTGAACGGCATGTTACTAATAGGATTAATCGCATTGATATTTGTTGTTTGGCTGAGGCTCGACTATTACTTGGGAAGAAAAAAGCATCTTCAGAATGAAATGAAGTATCCGCTGAGAAAAAGTGATATTGAACTATTTATTGTGGGTGAACGCTTTTATAAAAGATTGTTTGAGGACATTGAAAATAGCACTCATTCGATCCATGTGTTATTTTATATTGTAAAAAATGACCCTGACAGCGACGAATTTCTTGCCCTTCTCATAAAAAAAGCAGAACAGGGCATTCAGGTCAGACTCCTTCTGGACTATGTTGGAAGCAAATCACTTAAAAAAGAGAAAATTGAAGAGTTAAAAAAGAGCGGAGTTTCGTTTTCGTATACACATAACCCTGCTCCTCCTTTCTTTTTTTATACTCTTCAAGCACGCAATCACCGTAAGATTACTGTTATTGACGGAAAAATCGGTTACTCTGGAGGATTCAATATTGGAAAAGAGTATTTAGGAAAGGACCCGAAGCTTGGATTTTGGCGGGATTATCATCTGCGCATAACAAGTGAAGGTGTGCAGGATCTCCAAACACAATTTTTACGTGATTGGCATGAAGCGACAGGTGAAGACCTTAAGACTGTTCAAGCTTACTTTCCTCCCCTCTCACAAGGGACGCTTGAACATCAATTCCTTTCTACCTACGGTCAAAGTTTAGAAGGTCATTTCTTATCATTCATCAAGCAGGCACAAAAAGAGCTAATAATTTGCACGCCTTATTTTATTCCGGGCAAACAAATACAGGATGAACTGATAAAAGCAAGGAGGCGCGGAGTAGATATAAAAGTGCTTGTTCCTATGAAGGCGGACCATCCTTTTGTCAAAGAGGCTTCCTTTCCTTACTTTGGCCCCCTGATTCTTTCGGGCTGTGAGATTTATCAATATTATTATGGTTTTTATCATGCAAAAGTCATTGTTGTAGATGATAAGCTATGCGATATTGGAACAGCTAATTTTGATAAGCGAAGTCTTTATTTAAATGATGAGATGAATTGTCTTATTTATGATAAGGATTTTATTAAATATGTGAAGGCTACGGTGAACGATGATATTAGAGGCTCTGTGCAGCTGACCTATGACAAATTTACTCAAAGACCTATTTCACAAAGAGGATTGGAAGCAGTTGCCACCATGATTGCTCATTTTTTATAGGCATTTGGGAGCGTTGATTCGGATATGTATCAAGTGCATTAGACTTGCGGGACTGCTCTCCTTCAAAATCACTTACGTTTGCCCGCTATTCCAGGCTTGATGAAGAGTCTGGAATAGAAGCGCTCCATTCGGTTACAAAGCAGAATTTGGAGCATACTCAGCGGATGATTCATTACAATATCGCACATCAAATCGAACTTTACCGTTTCTCATCATCTCTGGTTCCGCTTGCCACTCATCCAGATGTGAAATGGGATTTTCTCACTACTTTCCGGGACAATTTAAAAGAAATCGGGGACCTTGTACGAAAAAACAGCTTTAGAACAAAAAATTCCTATTTCTAACTGCATTTGGCCATTTTATCGTTGATGCAGCTACTTTATAAAAGAAATTCAGCTGCATTGGGTTTTAGACCTGGTCCCAAAGCACCCAACTCGCAGAAATCGCCATTCAATTCGCGAAAAAGGGCATCCAATTCGAAAACATAGATTTGAAACGAAAAAACAATATTAAAATGCCTATTTCTAACTGCAGTTGACCATTTTATCGTTGATTCAGCTATCTTTAAAAAAATTTAACTACATTGGGTTTCAGACCCGGTTCCAAAGCACCCAACTCGCAGAAAACGTCATTCAATTAGCAAAAACCCTTCTCCAATTCACAGGAATCAGGGTTCAACTCGCAAAAAAGGACATCCAATTCGCAAACTTCGATTTCAAACGAAAAAACTACATAAAAATGCCTATTTCTAACTGCAGTTGGCCATTTTATCGTTGATTCAGCTATCTTTATAAAAAAAATTTAACTGCATTGGGTTTCAGACCCGATTCCAAAGCACCCAACTCACTGGAAACGCCATTCAATTAGCAAAAACCCTTCTCCAATTCACAGGAATCAGGGTTCAACTCGCAAAAAAGGACATCCAATTCGTAAACTTCGATTTCAAACGAAAAAACTACATAAAATGCCTTTTTTCTAGATGCCGTTGGCTATTTATCGTTGATGCAGATAACTTTATAAAAGACATTCAGCTGCATTGGGTTTCAGACCCGGTTCCAAAGCACCCAACTCGCAGAAAACGTCATTCAATTAGCAAAAACCCTTCTCCAATTCACAGGAATCTCGATTCAACTCGCAAAAAAGGACATCCAATTCGCAAACTTCGATTTCAAACGAAAAAACTACATAAAAATGCCTATTTCTAACTGCAGTTGGCCATTTTATCTTGATTCAGCTAAAAAAAATTTAACTGCATTGGGTTTCAGACCCGATTCCAAAGCATCCAACTCGCACACCTATCTTCTTCTGTGAACAAAAAAAGAACGGCCATTGGCCGTTCCCACAAAATTACATTTTTTCTGGTGCAGATACACCGATTAGCGACAGTGAATTTTTTAGCGTAATTTGCGTTGCTCTCATTAGAGCCAAGCGCGCTTTACTTTTCTCTTCATTTTCTGGATCAAGTACTTTTTCTGCATTATAGAAGCTGTGCAGAGCAGATGCCACATCATACACGTAATTTGTGATGCGATGCGGAATGCGTTTTGTTGCTGCTTCTGCCACTGCCTGCGGGAATTCTCCGAGTTTTTTCAGCAGTTCGATTTCTTTTTCAGATGAAATATCTGTGAAATTCAAAACAACGTCATAAGATAATCCTAGTTCTGCTCCTTGACGCAGCATGCTTTCAATCCGTGCATGTGCATACTGTGCATAGAATACTGGATTTTCATTGGATTGTGATGCAGCGAGATCCATATCAAAGTCCATGTGTGTGTCTGCGCTTCTCATTGCGAAGAAATAACGAACAGCGTCAAGACCTACTTCTTCCATCAGGTCACGCATTGTAACAGCTTTGCCTGTACGTTTGCTCATTTTCATTTTCTCGCCGTTTTTGTAAAGATGAACAAGCTGAATAATTTCAACCCCAAGAGTATCCTTTTCATAGCCAAGGGCCTCAATAGCGGCCTTCATGCGCGGGATGTATCCGTGATGATCTGCGCCCCAAATGTTAATCAGCTTCGTAAATCCGCGGTCAAGCTTGTCTTTGTGGTAAGCGATATCCGGCGTTAAATACGTGTAAGAACCGTCATTTTTAATTAATACACGGTCTTTGTCATCTCCGAATACAGTTGAACGGAACCATGTTGCGCCATCTTCTTCAAAAATGTGGCCTTTTTCACGGAGTACTTGAAGAGCCTGATCAATTTTTCCGTTATGGTAAAGTGAGGTTTCTGAATACCACACATCAAATGGTACACGGAATTCTTCCAGGTCCCTTTTCAATTTATCCATCTCGAATTTCAAGCCGTATTCACGGAAAAATCCAAGACGCTCTTCTTTGCTTTCATTTGCAAAACGATCGCCGAATTCATCAGCAAGCTTCTTGCCGATTTCGATGATATCCTGACCATGGTAGCCGTCTTCAGGCATTGCTGCATCTTGTCCGAGAGCCTGCAAATAACGGGCTTCAACTGAAAGTGCAAGGTTGTTAATCTGGTTTCCTGCATCATTGATGTAGTATTCACGTGAAACATCATAGCCCGCTTTTTCAAGGATATTGCAAAGAGAATCGCCGACTGCTGCGCCGCGCGCATGTCCTAAATGCAAAGTTCCAGTCGGATTAGCAGATACAAATTCAACTTGAAGCTTTTCTTTGTTGCCGATATTGACCTCGCCATAAGAGTCACCAGCTTCAAGAATAGATGGGATAAGATCTGTTAAATATGAGTTGTTCATATAAAAATTGATAAATCCTGGTCCTGCGATTTCAATTTTTTCTATAGATGCTTTTCCTTTATCAAAAGAAGCGACAATGTCTTCTGCAATTGCGCGAGGTGCTTTCTTGGCAACGCGTGCAAGCTGCATCGCCATATTTGTGGAATAGTCTCCATAGGCTTTATCTTTAGGCAGCTCAAGAATAGCATCCGGAATTTGAGTTTCTTCTGCCAGGCCTGCCTTAATTACTGACGCTTTAATTTCACCTTTTAACCGTTCTTTTACTTGCTCAACGATGTTCATCCTTTTTCCTCCCTAAACATGATATGTAAAGTATGTAAATGCGAATCTTTTTCGCCGATCTGCAATTCATAATCAACTTTGATGATGCCGTTTGACTTCCCTTCCATCGTGCGGACGGAAATCCCTGTAGTATTGGTTTCAAGCTGGAGCTGTCCGAATTGTGTCTGATAATTCGTGATCGTTTCCGTTCCTACAATAAAGCGCTGCTTCATTGAGATGGATCCTGACCTCATAATAAAAACCTCGTCGTCTCTGAATTTAACGACGGTTTTTACTTTTCCGTACTCGTGTTCCTCGTGATAGCTTAAATAGGAGGCGTTATTTTTAACATAGTGTTCACCGTTCGTAAAAAGCTCCAGGTTCTCTGAATCATCACCCTGGCGGATCTCGGTTTTCACGATAATTTGAACTGGTTTACTGACCGTCATTATTTGACACATCCTTTTAAAGTATCCGCTATTAACTTATCTAGTATAAAGATTTCATGGAAAAAGTTCAATAGGATGTCGGGTCGTATTCATGGTTGACGTTCTGACATTATTTATACGTTCCTAAGCAAATCTTCCAATATAAGAAAAAAGCCCCAGTCACACCTGGAGCTTCTCCTCAAATTTAAGGACGCTTTTGCACCCAACCTAAAATCATTTCACGAATCAATTTGCTTGCTGTATTAGCCGTCTGCTCAGAGTTATCATAGATTGGTGCTACCTCTACAAGATCAGCGCCTACTACGTGGATATCCGACTTTGCAATGGCATGGATTGACGCCAGCAATTCTCTTGATGTAATACCGCCAGCGTCTACCGTACCTGTACCGGGTGCGTGAGCCGGATCTAGTACATCAATATCAATTGTTACATAGACAGGGCGTCCTGCAAGCTTTGGCAGCACTTCTTTTAAAGGCTCAAGCACTTCAAACTTAGAGATGTGCATGCCGGCTTCCTTCGCCCATTGGAATTCTTCCTTCATACCGGAACGAATACCGAATGAGTAGACGTTTGCTGGTCCAATCAGATTTGCCGCTTTGCGGATTGGCGTTGAGTGAGAAAGAGGCTCTCCTTCATACTCTTCGCGCAAATCCGTATGTGCATCCATATGGATAATCGCAAGATCTGGGTATTTCTTGTACATCGCTTTGATAACAGGCCATGATACAAGATGCTCCCCGCCCATACCGAGCGGGAACTTGTCCTCTGCCAAAACTTTATCAATGAAATCTTCGATCATATCGAGGCTTCGCTGCGGATTTCCGAATGGAAGCGGAATATCTCCTGCATCAAAATACTTCACTTCTTCAAGCTCGCGGTCTAAATACGCGCTGTATTCCTCAAGACCGATTGAAACCTCGCGGATGCGGGTTGGACCGAACCTTGAACCCGGGCGGTAGCTGACTGTCCAGTCCATCGGCATTCCGTAAAGAACAGCTTCACTGTCTTCAAATGTTGGATGACTTTTAATAAAAACATTGCCTGAATAGGCTTCATCAAAACGCATTCGTGTTCCCTCCCAATTATTTGATTAAGTCTGCTACAAATTTAGGCAGGACAAACGCTGCTTTATGAAGCTCTTTTGTATAATATTTTGTTTCAATCTCATGGAAACGCTCTTCGCTTACTTCTAATGGATCATATTTTTTTGAACCGATTGTAAATGCCCAAAGACCGCTTGGATATGTTGGGATGTTTGCTGTATATAAACGTGTAATCGGGAAGATTTCTCTTACATCACGCTGTACGTTTTGAATAAGCTCAGGCGTAAACCAAGGGTTATCCGATTGGGCAACAAAGATGCCGTCTTCTTTTAACGCTTTTGAAATGCCTGCATAGAATCCTTTTGAGAATAGGTTAACAGCAGGTCCAACTGGCTCTGTTGAGTCAACCATAATGACATCATACTCATTATCGCTCTTTGCGATATGCATGAACCCGTCGCCTACTTTCACTTCAACGCGCTCGTTTTCAAGCTCTCCTGCAATTTCAGGCAAGTACTTTTTAGAGTACTCGATTACTTTGCCGTCAATATCGACAAGTGTTGCTTTCTTAACGCTTGGGTGCTTCATGATCTCACGGATTACTCCGCCGTCTCCGCCTCCGACTACAAGTACGTTTTCAGGATTTGGATGTGTAAATAAAGGAACGTGCGCAACCATTTCATGATAAACAAATTCATCTCTTTGTGAAGTCATAACCATGCCGTCTAAAAGCAGCATGTTGCCGAACTCCTCTGTTTCTACCATATCTAATTTTTGAAACTCTGTTTGCTCTGTATGTAAAGTGCGGTTAATTTTGATCGTGATGCCGAAATTCTCGGTTTGCTTTTCTGTAAACCAATGTCCTCCCATTTTAAAACTTCCTTTCTATATCAATTTTTTCTTAAAGCCCTAGTTACGATTATACCCTATTCAACAAATACAATTCGCCAAAATTCGAGTTCAAAACCTCAGGAAAAAGTATAGATGAATCTAGCAAAATTGCAAGAAGAATTTTAATAGAGAAGGTTTAAAAAACCTTGGAAATTCTCATACTGGTAAGAAAAGCGGATTGCCTTGGTCAGTTCGCGAAGAAAATAGGAATTTCACAGCGAGTTAACCGCTTGAGCTGAACAATAATTCAGGACATGATCTAATACGCTTAATTTAAAAAGAAACAGAACAGATGAGGAAACGAGGTGGAGAAACTTGGAAATCATCACATCCAGACGATTGAAAATCACGATAAAAGCTGTGCGTGCCGCTATTTTTATTGGTCTTATTTTATTTTTCTTAGCATCAATCGTCCTAGCAGCGATTTTGCTCACGGCGAAATGGCAGGGAGCTCCTTCCCTGACTGTTCAGCAATCTTCTATTATGTACGCAAATGATGGATCTGAGATGGGAAAGACCCATCACGGCGGTAAGAGGTACTGGGTTGATTTAGATGAGATTTCTCCTTCCTTAATTGAAGCTACTGTTGCGATAGAAGACCGTCATTTTT contains these protein-coding regions:
- a CDS encoding 3-hydroxybutyryl-CoA dehydrogenase, translating into MSIQNVMVIGAGQMGSGIAQVCAMAGYKVYLNDLKEEFVQKGFAAINKNLQRQVDKEKMTAEQKHEILGRLTASIDLQDAAQTDLVIEAAVENMKIKSDIFAKLDEITPEHTILATNTSSLPITEIAAATKRPEKVIGMHFMNPVPVMKLVEIIRGLATSEEVYQAIEDMTKTLKKVPVEVNDFPGFVSNRILMPMINEAIYTLYEGVAEKEAIDEVMKLGMNHLMGPLTLADFIGLDTCLYIMETLHEGFGDDKYRPCPLLRKYVKAGWLGRKTGRGFYSYEG
- a CDS encoding acetyl-CoA C-acetyltransferase; the protein is MNRTVIVSGVRTPFGKFGGGLSSLTASELGGIAIKEALKRANVNAEEVDEVIMGSVLQGGQGQIPSRQAARHADIPWNVKTETINKVCASGMRSVTLADQIIRAGDEEVIVAGGMESMSNAPYIMPKARWGLRMGDAKIQDLMVHDGLTCSFTGVHMGTYGNETASDLEITREAQDEWALRSHKLTVAAIESGKLSEEIVSVEIPQRKGDPLKIEHDEAPRKDTSIERLSKLKPVFNQAGTITAGNAPGVNDGAGALVLMSEERAKQEGKQPIATIIGHTSIALEAKDFPKTPGLVILELLNKTGKKLEEIDLFEINEAFSAVALASNQLAGLDPEKVNVNGGAVALGHPIGASGARIIITLIHELKRRGGGIGIAAICSGGGQGDAIMVEV
- a CDS encoding 4Fe-4S dicluster domain-containing protein → MEALLWINFAAFILVTAYGASLFIYLIRSRMAYIKLGKKTEFDQQLNERLKNIMINVFGQKKLLKDKKSGIMHVMFFYGFILVQFGALDFIIKGLLPDKHLPLGPLYPGFTFFQEIVTLMILVAVVWAFYRRYIERLVRLKKNFKAGLVLIFIGGLMLSVLLGNGMNLIWHNHELTWTEPIASSFAYLLSFVGETGAAVIFYISWWVHLLILLTFLVYVPQSKHAHLLAGPANVYFGRLSNPGKLEKIDFEDESQETFGVGKIEDFKQTQLIDLYACVECGRCTNMCPATGTGKMLSPMDLILRLRDHLTEKGAAVTSMSPWVPAYAFAGTKGNQLAAMASGQGSQEAAATLEYNPSLIGEIITEEEIWACTTCRNCEDQCPVMNEHVDKIIDMRRYLVLTEGKMDPDAQRAMTNIERQGNPWGLNRKEREDWREVRDDVHVPTVKEMSKAGEEFEYLFWVGSMGSYDNRSQKIALSFAKLLNEAGVKFAILGNKEKNSGDTPRRLGNEFLFQELATKNIDEFQKNEIKKIVTIDPHAYNIFKNEYPDFGLEAEVYHHTELLAKLVEEGRLVPEFEVNETITFHDSCYLGRYNEVYEPPREILKSIPGVKLVEMTRNRETGMCCGAGGGLMWMEEDAGSRVNVARTNQALEVNPTVISSGCPYCLTMLSDGTKAKEVEETVSTYDVAELLEKAVLGEKKESVA
- the cls gene encoding cardiolipin synthase; amino-acid sequence: MLLIGLIALIFVVWLRLDYYLGRKKHLQNEMKYPLRKSDIELFIVGERFYKRLFEDIENSTHSIHVLFYIVKNDPDSDEFLALLIKKAEQGIQVRLLLDYVGSKSLKKEKIEELKKSGVSFSYTHNPAPPFFFYTLQARNHRKITVIDGKIGYSGGFNIGKEYLGKDPKLGFWRDYHLRITSEGVQDLQTQFLRDWHEATGEDLKTVQAYFPPLSQGTLEHQFLSTYGQSLEGHFLSFIKQAQKELIICTPYFIPGKQIQDELIKARRRGVDIKVLVPMKADHPFVKEASFPYFGPLILSGCEIYQYYYGFYHAKVIVVDDKLCDIGTANFDKRSLYLNDEMNCLIYDKDFIKYVKATVNDDIRGSVQLTYDKFTQRPISQRGLEAVATMIAHFL
- the argS gene encoding arginine--tRNA ligase; amino-acid sequence: MNIVEQVKERLKGEIKASVIKAGLAEETQIPDAILELPKDKAYGDYSTNMAMQLARVAKKAPRAIAEDIVASFDKGKASIEKIEIAGPGFINFYMNNSYLTDLIPSILEAGDSYGEVNIGNKEKLQVEFVSANPTGTLHLGHARGAAVGDSLCNILEKAGYDVSREYYINDAGNQINNLALSVEARYLQALGQDAAMPEDGYHGQDIIEIGKKLADEFGDRFANESKEERLGFFREYGLKFEMDKLKRDLEEFRVPFDVWYSETSLYHNGKIDQALQVLREKGHIFEEDGATWFRSTVFGDDKDRVLIKNDGSYTYLTPDIAYHKDKLDRGFTKLINIWGADHHGYIPRMKAAIEALGYEKDTLGVEIIQLVHLYKNGEKMKMSKRTGKAVTMRDLMEEVGLDAVRYFFAMRSADTHMDFDMDLAASQSNENPVFYAQYAHARIESMLRQGAELGLSYDVVLNFTDISSEKEIELLKKLGEFPQAVAEAATKRIPHRITNYVYDVASALHSFYNAEKVLDPENEEKSKARLALMRATQITLKNSLSLIGVSAPEKM
- a CDS encoding DUF1934 domain-containing protein translates to MTVSKPVQIIVKTEIRQGDDSENLELFTNGEHYVKNNASYLSYHEEHEYGKVKTVVKFRDDEVFIMRSGSISMKQRFIVGTETITNYQTQFGQLQLETNTTGISVRTMEGKSNGIIKVDYELQIGEKDSHLHTLHIMFREEKG
- the speB gene encoding agmatinase, translated to MRFDEAYSGNVFIKSHPTFEDSEAVLYGMPMDWTVSYRPGSRFGPTRIREVSIGLEEYSAYLDRELEEVKYFDAGDIPLPFGNPQRSLDMIEDFIDKVLAEDKFPLGMGGEHLVSWPVIKAMYKKYPDLAIIHMDAHTDLREEYEGEPLSHSTPIRKAANLIGPANVYSFGIRSGMKEEFQWAKEAGMHISKFEVLEPLKEVLPKLAGRPVYVTIDIDVLDPAHAPGTGTVDAGGITSRELLASIHAIAKSDIHVVGADLVEVAPIYDNSEQTANTASKLIREMILGWVQKRP
- the speE gene encoding spermidine synthase, with protein sequence MGGHWFTEKQTENFGITIKINRTLHTEQTEFQKLDMVETEEFGNMLLLDGMVMTSQRDEFVYHEMVAHVPLFTHPNPENVLVVGGGDGGVIREIMKHPSVKKATLVDIDGKVIEYSKKYLPEIAGELENERVEVKVGDGFMHIAKSDNEYDVIMVDSTEPVGPAVNLFSKGFYAGISKALKEDGIFVAQSDNPWFTPELIQNVQRDVREIFPITRLYTANIPTYPSGLWAFTIGSKKYDPLEVSEERFHEIETKYYTKELHKAAFVLPKFVADLIK